The Cicer arietinum cultivar CDC Frontier isolate Library 1 unplaced genomic scaffold, Cicar.CDCFrontier_v2.0 Ca_scaffold_5647_v2.0, whole genome shotgun sequence DNA segment atatctGTCTCTAAAATTCCATCATTATAtttcaactttttcttgtaCTTAATATGATCATGCATgctttttttagattttttaatataaatatcctattttaattgaattaattgtGAAATGTGTAGGAGAGGGTTATCTATGTTTTATCAAGGGAAGGCACAGTCATTCAGTTCTTTAGGTAGGGTGCAGAGCATAGAAGATCTTGCTAAGAAAGAGAGACCAAATTATAGAAAGAAAGTGAAATCATGCAAAATATTGTACAGTACTCCAAAGGCAACAATATCAAAGAAAACTTCAAGAGGACCATGTGCATCTCTAATAACTAGAAGAGGGACTTTTCTTGGAGGGTCTAGACCTTCCTTTTCTGTACacaaaaacttttgaaattcaaTCTTCTTAGAGCTTTCTTTTTTCATGCACAAAgttatgagatttttttttcatctctcATCACCTTTAGTTTTTGATGCAGTGGGGGAGTTtcttcaataaatattttttgggcgtcgaatttttaaaatctaaattgataaattaaatataatattttagaattttaagttttaactttttatataaaCATGCACACAAAAAATTGTAAGCAAAAGTGTAAATAGAGAATGAATTGAACCGAAAAGTTGTATATATGTTTAGGAGAGATGAAAAGTTGTATATAAGTTTAAGAGAGACACAAGGGTATAATATATTGATTTGGTTTATATCtttgaaaaggaaaaaatttaaacaaaaaagataGTTAGTTTAGTGGAATTTTTACAATTGTTCTCACAAATATAAACTTAAATTGATGAATA contains these protein-coding regions:
- the LOC101490283 gene encoding protein OXIDATIVE STRESS 3-like: MNVKGIMEGNTNWVVKEDVDENVNDSISIEDSMNSICSSSSSSELDDQEASSSPSSLSSSSSSQSNGPLYELSELMNHLPLKRGLSMFYQGKAQSFSSLGRVQSIEDLAKKERPNYRKKVKSCKILYSTPKATISKKTSRGPCASLITRRGTFLGGSRPSFSVHKNF